The bacterium genome contains the following window.
GGCGTTGCTGCCCTCCGACTTCATCACCCCCGGCATGACCGTGCTGCTCAAGCCCAATGTCATCAATGACATGGCACCCGACCGCGCGGTGTGCACGCACCCCGAGGTCGTACGCGCCGTCGTCGAGCTGGCGCTGGAGGCCGGAGGCGAGGTGGTCGTCGCCGACCAGCCGGGCTACGCGCTGGCCGAAGAGGCGCAGGGGGCGTTCGAGCACACGGGGATGCTCCAGGCCTGCGGCGACCTACCGGTGACCTTCGAACTGCTGGCCCGCAGCGGCTATGAGGACGTCGCGCCGCCGCAGCCCTACCGGCTCAAGAGCGTACAGTACTCCTCACGGGTGCTCCGCGCCGACCGCGTTATCAACCTCGGCAAAGCCAAGACGCACAATCAGACCCTCATCACCGCCGCGATCAAGAACATGTTCGGGGCCATGGCCCCCCGGCAGCGGATCGAGGTGCACCTGGTGGGGCGCTACTGGGCCCTCGCCGAGGCCATCGTGGACTGCTACGCCGCGCGTGTGCCTGACCTGAACCTGGTGGACGCCATTGACATCATGGAGGGTATGGGGCCCACGCAGGGGCAGCCCCGCCGGATGGGTGTGGTGGCCGCCTCGACCGACGGCGTGGCGGTGGATGCCGTCATGCAGCAGGCCATGGGGTATGACCTCAAGGAAGTGGCCACGACGGTGGCCGCCCACAATGTCGGCTTGGGCGAGTTGGGCCGCGAGCAGATCGAGCTGAGCGGCGTGCCCCCCGAGCAGGTGGCCATCCGCATCAAGCGCTCGCCGGTGGTGCGGCTCGATGTCGCCGGACCCTTCCTGAAGCTGGCGAAGGGGGTTGTGACGGCGCGGCCCATCGTCAACCGCCGCGAATGCCGCGCCTGCGGGGCGTGCGCGGGCATCTGCCCCAATGGGGCGATTGCCATCGAGGACTACGCGCAGGTGGACTGTCGCCAGTGCGTGGAATGCTTCTGCTGCATGGAAGCCTGCCCGTACGACGCCATCACGATCAAGCGCTCGCCGCTGTATGCGGTGGCGCAGCGTCTGCAGCGGATACTGAGCCGCCGCGCCTGACGGTGCGGTGGGTACGCCCGACACTCCTGTCGGGCGCCAGAACGATGCGCCCGACAAGAGTGTCGGGCGTACCGGCGAGCCCCCGCCCTGCAGGCGAACGAGCAAGCCGTGTGCCAATCCGAGAACGAGGTGGAACGACATGCAGTACCGTGAGTATGGGAAGACCGGAGTGAAGGTCTCCGCGCTGGGCTACGGCGCCATGCGCTTGCCGTTCGACGACCCGGATCTGTCCGTCCGGCTGATGCAGCTCGGTCTGGATCTGGGCATCAACTACATTGACACCGCCTACGGCTACGGCGACGAGGGACGCAGCGAGAAGCTGGTGGGGGAGGCCGTGAAGGGCCGTCGGGAGCAGGTCATCCTCGCCACCAAGAACCCCAGTTGGGGCCCCG
Protein-coding sequences here:
- a CDS encoding DUF362 domain-containing protein, coding for MPSRVHLVSCADYERAAVRAAVRQCWQALLPSDFITPGMTVLLKPNVINDMAPDRAVCTHPEVVRAVVELALEAGGEVVVADQPGYALAEEAQGAFEHTGMLQACGDLPVTFELLARSGYEDVAPPQPYRLKSVQYSSRVLRADRVINLGKAKTHNQTLITAAIKNMFGAMAPRQRIEVHLVGRYWALAEAIVDCYAARVPDLNLVDAIDIMEGMGPTQGQPRRMGVVAASTDGVAVDAVMQQAMGYDLKEVATTVAAHNVGLGELGREQIELSGVPPEQVAIRIKRSPVVRLDVAGPFLKLAKGVVTARPIVNRRECRACGACAGICPNGAIAIEDYAQVDCRQCVECFCCMEACPYDAITIKRSPLYAVAQRLQRILSRRA